The following proteins are encoded in a genomic region of Chloracidobacterium sp.:
- the raiA gene encoding ribosome-associated translation inhibitor RaiA yields MNIEITGRHIEVTEALRDHATGQFERLEQLFEGKPVSVHLILEVERGRHRTEAVVKWRNDVLAAFSDDPDMYHSIATTVGKIEKQARRLKDKIIDKSHKATKASLIGNENAATD; encoded by the coding sequence ATGAATATTGAAATTACCGGAAGACATATCGAAGTAACGGAGGCCTTACGCGATCACGCTACAGGCCAATTTGAAAGGCTCGAACAACTGTTCGAGGGCAAACCCGTTTCCGTACACCTCATTCTTGAGGTTGAAAGGGGACGGCATCGGACCGAAGCCGTTGTGAAATGGCGCAATGATGTGCTTGCGGCTTTTTCGGATGATCCTGATATGTACCATTCGATAGCCACAACTGTCGGGAAGATCGAGAAACAGGCTCGCCGCCTGAAGGATAAGATCATTGATAAGTCCCACAAGGCAACAAAGGCATCGCTGATCGGCAACGAGAACGCCGCAACTGACTAG